A genomic region of Homalodisca vitripennis isolate AUS2020 chromosome 5, UT_GWSS_2.1, whole genome shotgun sequence contains the following coding sequences:
- the LOC124362294 gene encoding microtubule-associated protein 10-like produces the protein MALYPEYEKLFLLEVLVDSVYINHSSLQLEPAVKANLKETCVMFQFLNYPPLVVCEEDFYKSQAPTSDTQLSFKSGKSCIFSIRSSLVPTLPYKFDVNVSVIRKVDQPQGKVVLGTSLIGLGDSFAALMHSSVAEPDLPLQKTKAGTFDLNDENDRKIGDVTAFIRLSCFGQLIVTQFQVGAGRDAFMFKGTEPKQVVEIPGDSSKMPKIEVDPNYVPPASEPKPEPDRGYGDSRVAQQYQQPDYGMYENYEQPQPQEDEGNYKEIVAEIRGHSLHIKVPMRPKKPKEDDFVCKKQLVDEIEGPVCKFAPPLNLCDCDFPVPPEAIPRCGPRM, from the coding sequence ATGGCTTTATATCCGGAGTATGAGAAACTATTCCTGCTGGAAGTGCTGGTGGACAGCGTGTACATCAACCACTCCAGTCTCCAGCTGGAGCCGGCTGTCAAGGCCAACCTGAAGGAGACCTGCGTGATGTTCCAGTTCCTCAACTATCCGCCGCTGGTCGTGTGCGAGGAGGACTTCTACAAGTCCCAAGCTCCGACTTCGGACACCCAGCTGAGCTTCAAGAGCGGCAAGTCCTGCATATTCTCGATACGCTCCTCGTTGGTGCCCACGCTACCGTACAAGTTCGACGTGAACGTGAGCGTGATCCGCAAAGTGGACCAGCCGCAGGGGAAGGTGGTTCTGGGCACTTCGCTGATCGGTCTGGGGGACAGTTTCGCGGCCCTGATGCACTCCAGCGTGGCCGAGCCCGACCTGCCTCTCCAGAAGACTAAAGCGGGTACCTTCGATCTCAACGACGAGAACGACAGGAAGATCGGCGACGTCACCGCGTTCATCCGGCTGTCGTGCTTCGGTCAGCTGATCGTCACTCAGTTTCAAGTGGGGGCCGGCAGAGACGCTTTCATGTTCAAGGGTACGGAGCCCAAGCAGGTGGTGGAGATCCCCGGCGACTCCAGCAAGATGCCGAAGATCGAGGTGGATCCTAACTACGTACCACCGGCCAGCGAGCCCAAGCCCGAGCCGGACAGAGGGTACGGCGACTCGAGGGTCGCCCAGCAGTACCAACAGCCCGACTACGGGATGTACGAGAACTACGAGCAGCCTCAGCCCCAGGAAGATGAGGGCAACTATAAGGAGATAGTCGCGGAGATCCGAGGACATTCTCTGCACATCAAAGTGCCCATGAGACCCAAGAAGCCCAAGGAAGACGACTTTGTCTGCAAGAAGCAGTTGGTGGACGAGATAGAAGGACCAGTCTGCAAGTTCGCGCCTCCACTCAATCTCTGTGACTGCGACTTTCCTGTTCCTCCAGAGGCAATTCCGCGTTGTGGCCCGAGGATGTAA